The proteins below are encoded in one region of Lactuca sativa cultivar Salinas chromosome 3, Lsat_Salinas_v11, whole genome shotgun sequence:
- the LOC111920860 gene encoding uncharacterized protein LOC111920860 produces the protein MSPLLDDMYNGTAPDSSFQVVGTLYSNGYHLVDEIYPERGCFVKSSSFPNDRKRLKFKRAHEKARNDVERAFGSLKKRWRILIYFAPYMEEKKMSEVMHTCIILHNMILEDEGSAICEYNENEIVPPTQALEVGSAEYMSMRETLHDVETHHVLCRDLTEHTWTVDRIDLNAKPVDELEGQFSDEDIP, from the coding sequence ATGTCACCGTTACTTGACGACATGTATAACGGGACTGCACCCGACTCATCCTTTCAAGTAGTTGGAACATTGTATAGTAATGGGTATCATCTTGTGGACGAGATCTATCCGGAGCGTGGTTGTTTTGTAAAGTCATCATCTTTTCCAAATGATCGTAAAAGGTTGAAGTTTAAGAGAGCTCACGAGAAGGCGAGAAATGATGTTGAACGAGCATTTGGGAGTTTGAAAAAACGTTGGCGTATTCTTATATATTTTGCGCCTTATATGGAGGAAAAGAAAATGAGTGAGGTGATGCACACTtgtatcatattgcataatatgattctCGAAGATGAAGGAAGTGCAATATGTGAGTATAACGAAAACGAGATCGTTCCACCGACACAAGCTTTAGAGGTTGGAAGCGCTGAGTACATGTCGATGAGGGAAACACTTCATGATGTTGAGACGCATCATGTTCTTTGTAGGGACTTGACGGAACATACTTGGACCGTCGACCGCATCGATCTTAACGCAAAACCGGTCGACGAATTGGAAGGTCAATTTTCCGATGAAGACATACCTTAG
- the LOC111920767 gene encoding uncharacterized protein LOC111920767 → MDRRLKNFTLIGEAKSLDHLGHMPALISIHCEHRPSVKYIGGMLALLSFESTVEAREFLGNERNWTNTFKWLKMGSPEVNNKFERVTWIRLVGLPLRLWSNTNFSSIVGKFGKIVVPLDHTTNRVDLSVAKIAITIEKPTEFNEEILVEADGQYYQVGIIEYEDEPWFPFKFDEEEQPYADSDREGKDESMISESENSDSNDDEEGVSGTWINDIEEGEIAQEDTINPPSSDGVGLPPPTTVAGQVGEVKLTETPTKSCESDTLGPEVENMGVEMSIKFQEKSNINGNIIWFAALPNQMDPSSMDPQPLGSSWTATFPVALAQSGCFGPFPSFVSTPQETSQLNSENGQNRDQIRSSLKRRRLHRSPSGEILLSFPTFPLIFDNEDNQAPNTASFPIDAQPNDPANLDVETPEIEATVAVASLIGFEIEPNNSILAEVLGVSGVNNAPQ, encoded by the coding sequence ATGGATCGCAGGTTAAAAAACTTCACACTCATCGGGGAAGCGAAATCTTTAGACCATCTTGGACACATGCCAGCACTCATCTCCATTCATTGCGAACATCGCCCCTCAGTTAAATATATTGGAGGTATGCTTGCACTGTTAAGCTTTGAATCCACTGTCGAAGCAAGAGAattcctaggaaatgaaaggaatTGGACTAACACCTTCAAATGGTTGAAGATGGGATCACCTGAGGTTAATAATAAATTTGAACGAGTAACATGGATAAGGCTAGTTGGTTTGCCTCTTAGACTATGGAGCAACACTAACTTCTCATCCATTGTGGGCAAGTTTGGGAAGATTGTTGTGCCTCTAGATCACACCACTAATCGTGTTGATCTCTCTGTGGCGAAGATAGCCATAACCATAGAAAAACCAACCGAATTCAACGAAGAAATACTAGTGGAAGCGGATGGACAGTATTATCAAGTGGGTATCATAGAATACGAAGATGAACCATGGTTTCCATTTAAATTCGATGAAGAAGAACAACCATACGCAGACTCGGACAGGGAAGGAAAAGATGAATCGATGATTAGTGAATCTGAAAACTCAGATTCCAATGATGATGAAGAAGGTGTATCGGGAACATGGATTAACGATATCGAAGAAGGAGAAATCGCCCAAGAAGACACCATCAACCCTCCAAGTAGTGATGGCGTTGGCCTACCGCCACCAACCACGGTGGCCGGACAGGTCGGAGAGGTGAAGCTAACCGAGACGCCGACAAAGTCATGCGAATCAGACACGTTGGGACCAGAGGTCGAGAATATGGGAGTCGAAATGTCAATCAAATTCCAAGAAAAATCAAACATTAATGGTAACATCATCTGGTTTGCCGCCCTCCCCAACCAGATGGACCCATCATCGATGGACCCACAACCTTTAGGCTCATCTTGGACCGCTACCTTCCCGGTTGCGTTAGCCCAATCTGGGTGCTTTGGCCCATTCCCTTCGTTTGTATCCACTCCACAAGAAACAAGTCAACTGAACTCAGAAAATGGTCAAAATAGAGATCAGATTCGGTCTTCTCTAAAAAGGCGTCGCCTACATAGATCACCTTCTGGTGAAATCTTACTGTCATTCCCAACTTTTCCCCTAATCTTTGACAACGAAGATAATCAGGCTCCAAACACAGCTTCCTTCCCCATCGATGCACAACCCAATGACCCCGCTAACCTAGATGTTGAAACACCCGAAATTGAAGCAACAGTAGCTGTGGCCTCCCTAATTGGGTTCGAGATCGAGCCCAATAACAGCATCCTAGCTGAAGTACTTGGCGTATCAGGTGTAAACAATGCTCCCCAATGA
- the LOC111920765 gene encoding probable sugar phosphate/phosphate translocator At1g12500 encodes MVEAQSWTTRRSSNPRLETSVDIPTTPTGEVRYGTSNNIFAALSITSVVSPTILTALIIASWYLSNIGVLLLNKYLLSFYGFRYPIFLTMLHMISCTFYSLIAIRWFQIVPFQQISSRKQFFKIFALSAIFCFSVVCGNTSLRYLPVSFNQAIGATTPFFTAIFAFLITCKKESAEVYFALMPVVFGIVLASNSEPLFHLFGFLMCVGSTAGRALKSVVQGLLLTSDSEKLHSMNLLLYMAPMAAAILLPFTLYIEGNVLGKTLEKAKSDSFMVFLLIGNATVAYLVNLTNFLVTKHTSALTLQVLGNAKAAVAAVVSVMIFKNPVTAMGISGFGVTIMGVVLYSEARKRSKVTVH; translated from the coding sequence ATGGTGGAGGCTCAGTCATGGACCACTCGCCGGAGCAGCAATCCTAGGTTAGAAACCTCCGTCGACATCCCGACCACGCCCACCGGTGAAGTCCGTTACGGCACCAGCAACAACATTTTCGCGGCCTTATCTATCACATCAGTCGTTTCTCCGACAATCTTAACGGCTCTGATCATCGCGTCATGGTACTTATCCAACATCGGCGTCCTCCTCCTCAACAAATACCTTCTCAGCTTCTATGGTTTCAGATACCCGATCTTCCTCACAATGCTTCACATGATCTCCTGTACTTTCTACAGCTTGATCGCAATCCGGTGGTTCCAGATCGTTCCGTTTCAACAGATTTCATCTCGAAAGCAGTTTTTTAAAATATTCGCATTATCCGCAATTTTCTGCTTCTCAGTCGTTTGTGGAAATACCTCACTCAGATACCTGCCTGTTTCATTCAACCAAGCTATTGGAGCAACGACGCCATTTTTCACAGCGATCTTCGCTTTCCTGATCACTTGTAAGAAGGAGTCTGCTGAGGTATACTTCGCTTTAATGCCAGTTGTATTCGGAATCGTTTTGGCGAGTAACAGCGAACCATTGTTTCATTTGTTTGGATTTTTGATGTGCGTGGGATCCACCGCTGGCAGAGCGTTGAAGTCGGTGGTTCAAGGATTGTTGTTGACGTCGGATTCGGAGAAACTCCATTCAATGAATCTCTTATTGTATATGGCGCCAATGGCGGCCGCGATTTTGTTACCTTTTACTTTGTATATAGAAGGGAATGTGTTGGGCAAGACATTAGAGAAAGCGAAAAGTGATTCGTTTATGGTGTTTTTGTTGATCGGTAATGCTACAGTGGCGTATTTGGTGAACTTGACGAACTTTTTGGTGACGAAGCATACGAGTGCATTGACATTGCAGGTGTTAGGAAACGCcaaggctgctgttgcagcggtgGTTTCTGTAATGATTTTCAAAAATCCGGTGACGGCGATGGGGATTTCCGGTTTCGGGGTGACGATAATGGGAGTAGTGCTTTACAGCGAGGCAAGAAAAAGATCTAAAGTCACAGTTCACTGA
- the LOC111920859 gene encoding cytochrome P450 76T24, with protein sequence MELLFLVISSVTFFLLLLHGLDLYRRRSLPPGPAGLPIIGNLLELGPKPHESLAKLSKKHGPLMTIRLGSITSVVASTPDAAREILQRNDEVCSGRIVPDAVTALDNHDMAVLWISPNEEWRTIRKALNTYLTHQHKLNTLRDLRQNVVEGMLEFLRESGRKKVAVDIGKLSFAVALNQMSNTCLSQNMTSYESDDIGGFKTAVKTLMEVDGKFNIADIFPVLKPLDPQNIRRQAKAAYDWFDRVTAGFISERLKHRMSSMERFGDMLDSLLDYSQGNEADFNLIHIKTLLVDLFLAGTETSSNTTEWAMTELLLNPDMFSRVREEVSTIVGKDGKIQEAKIIDLPYLHAVIKEAMRLHLSVPLLIPHKTETKVKLGKYVVPKDTQILINAWSIARDPRYWEEPEKFNPERFLGYELDYKGQHFKFIPFGSGRRMCPGIPLAHRVVSLMVASFVYHFEWKLPHAREEMDMNDIFGLTLLRATPLVATPVPIK encoded by the exons atggaacTTCTATTTTTGGTTATATCTTCTGTTACTTTCTTCCTCCTTCTCCTGCATGGCCTGGACCTCTACCGTAGAAGAAGTCTTCCACCGGGTCCTGCCGGCCTTCCAATCATCGGAAACCTTCTTGAGCTTGGACCTAAACCCCATGAGTCCCTTGCCAAACTCTCCAAGAAACACGGTCCACTCATGACAATCCGATTAGGCAGCATCACCAGCGTGGTGGCGTCCACACCTGATGCCGCCAGAGAAATCCTCCAACGCAATGACGAGGTCTGTTCCGGCCGTATCGTCCCGGACGCCGTCACCGCCTTGGATAACCATGACATGGCGGTCCTTTGGATCTCACCAAACGAGGAGTGGCGGACCATCAGGAAAGCCCTCAACACTTACCTCACCCACCAACACAAACTCAACACCCTCCGTGACCTTCGCCAGAACGTTGTCGAGGGCATGCTGGAGTTCCTCCGGGAATCCGGGCGGAAGAAGGTGGCCGTGGATATAGGAAAGTTGTCATTCGCAGTGGCGCTCAACCAGATGTCAAACACATGCCTTTCACAGAACATGACCAGCTATGAGTCGGATGATATCGGTGGGTTCAAGACGGCTGTGAAGACATTGATGGAGGTGGACGGGAAGTTTAACATAGCAGACATATTTCCGGTGTTGAAACCGTTAGACCCTCAGAACATACGGCGGCAGGCGAAGGCTGCTTATGATTGGTTCGATAGAGTGACAGCAGGTTTCATAAGTGAGAGACTAAAGCATCGAATGTCGAGCATGGAGAGGTTTGGTGATATGCTGGATTCGCTGTTGGACTACAGTCAAGGAAACGAAGCAGACTTCAATCTCATACatatcaagactttacttgtg GACTTGTTTTTAGCAGGGACAGAAACAAGCTCAAACACAACAGAATGGGCAATGACCGAGTTATTGCTTAATCCTGATATGTTCTCAAGAGTCCGAGAAGAAGTGTCCACAATAGTAGGAAAAGATGGGAAAATTCAAGAAGCCAAAATCATTGACTTGCCATATTTGCATGCTGTTATCAAAGAGGCAATGCGACTCCATTTATCAGTTCCATTATTAATACCTCACAAAACCGAGACAAAAGTTAAACTAGGTAAATATGTTGTGCCAAAAGATACACAAATTCTTATCAATGCATGGTCCATAGCACGGGACCCAAGGTATTGGGAGGAGCCAGAAAAATTCAATCCAGAAAGGTTCTTGGGATATGAACTCGACTATAAGGGTCAACATTTCAAGTTTATACCATTTGGATCAGGGCGAAGGATGTGTCCTGGAATTCCCTTGGCTCATAGGGTTGTGAGTTTAATGGTTGCATCGTTTGTGTATCATTTTGAATGGAAGCTTCCACATGCTAGGGAAGAAATGGACatgaatgacatttttggccTCACTTTGCTAAGGGCAACACCTCTCGTTGCTACTCCTGTACCTATTAAATAA